The genomic window GTAGAAACTCACCCAGCCGCAATCGGGCGGCCGGGAGAGAAGGCGGACCCCCATGCGCACACCTCGCACGGCACGCACACCCCGCACGGCAGCAGTCCTGCTCGCCGCACTCGCACTCGGCGTCGCCGGATGCAGCGGCTCCGGCGGCAAGGACTCCGAGGCGAAGCCCTCGGGCGGGGGAGGCGGCGGAAAGGCCGCCACGACCGAGCGGCTGAAGATCGCCATGGTGACCCACTCCGGCGAGGGCGACACCTTCTGGGACATCGTCCGCCGCGGCGCCGAGGCCGCCGCGGCCAAGGACAACGTCGAGTTCCTGTACGCCGCCGACAAGGAGGGCAAGGAGCAGGCGCAGCTCGTCCAGACCTACATCGACCAGGACGTGGACGGCATCGTCGTCACGCTCGCCAAGCCCGAGGCGGTCAAGGACGTCGTCAAGAAGGCGGTCGCGGCCGGCATCCCCGTCGTCACGATCAATTCCGGCGGCCAGTTCTCGCAGGAGGTCGGCGCGCTCAGCCATATCGGCCAGGACGAGTCCGTCGCGGGTGAGGCCGTGGGCGAGGAGCTCAACAAGCGCGGCAGGAAGAAGGCGGTCTGCGTCATCCACGAGCAGGGCAACGTCTCGCTCGAGGACCGCTGCGCCGGAGTGAAGAAGACCTTCGATGGCACCGTCGAGAACCTCAACGTCGACGGCACCAACATGCCCGCCGCCACCTCCTCCATCGAGGCGAAGCTCCAGAGCGGCAAGGACATCGACACCGTCGTCACGCTCGGCGCACCCTTCGCCGCCGCCTCCGTACAGGCGAAGGACGGCGCCGGCTCCGGCGCCGAGATCGACACCTTCGACCTCAACGCCGAGGTCGTCAAGCGGCTCAAGGCCAAGGAGATCGGCTTCGCCGTCGACCAGCAGCCCTACCTCCAGGGCTATCTCGCCGTCGACGGACTCTGGCTCAACAAGACCAACCTCAACGTCATCGGCGGCGGCAAGCCCGTGCTCACCGGACCGGCCCTGGTGACCGAGAAGGACGTGCCCGCGCTGGAGAAGCTCACGGCCGACGGCACCCGGTGACGTACCCGGTGGTCCATGCGGCAGGAGTGCTCAGGGATACTTACCGCGGAGTACAACAAGCGGAGCAAGAGGGGCACGGCGTCGTGGCAAGGGTTCGGACAGGGGTACGCGCGGTCGGAGCGCTGCTGGCGGCGGTGCTCGGAGCGTCCCTGGCGGGATGCAGCGCGACCGGCGGCAAGCGGGCCGAGGACGCACGCAAGGCGGCCGAGGCCGAGGGCCGGGCCGCGGTCACCACCCCGCGCTGGACGTTCGCGATGGTCACCCACTCGGGCGACGGCGACACCTTCTGGGACATCGTCCAGAACGGTGCGAAGCAGGCCGCCGTGAAGGACAACATCAACTTCCTCTACGCGCACAGCGACGAAGGACAGCAGCAGGCGCAGCTCGTCGACTCCTACATCGACAAGAAGGTCGACGGGCTGATCGTCACCCTCGCCAAGCCCGACGCGATGAAGGACGCCGTCGCCAAGGCCACCAGGGCCGGTATCCCGGTGATCACCGTGAACTCGGGCTCCGAGGAGTCCAAGAGCTTCGGCGCGCTCACCCACATCGGCCAGGACGAGGCCATCGCCGGCGAGGCCGTCGGCGACGAGCTCGACAAGCGCGGCCGCAAGAAGGCCCTGTGCGTCCTGCACGAGCAGGGCAACGTCGGCCATGAGCAGCGCTGCGCCGGGGCGGAGAAGACCTTCGACGGAAAGCTGCAGAACCTGTACGTCGACGGCACCAACATGCCCGACGTCCAGGCGTCCATCGAGGCCAAGCTCCAGTCCGACCCGTCCATCGACGCCGTCGTCACGCTCGGCGCGCCCTTCGCCGACGCCGCGGTGCAGGCCAAGCGGACCGCGCAGAGCAAGGCCGAGATCGACACCTTCGACCTGAACGCCAAGGTCGCCACCGCGCTCAAGGCCGGTGACCTCGGCTTCGCGGTCGACCAGCAGCCCTACCTCCAGGGCTACGAGGCCGTCGACCTGCTGTGGCTGTACCGCTACAACGCCGATGTGCTCGGCGGCGGCCGGCCGGTCCTCACCGGACCGCAGATCATCACCGGCGAGGACGCCGCCGAACTGCAGGACTACACGGAGCGGGGGACCCGATGACCGCGACCGCACCGGCCGAGCACCACCGGCCCGACAAGTCCGCGGCCGCCGACGAGCGGCTGCTGCACACCTCCCCGTGGAAGAAGCTGCTCGGCCGGCCCGAGCTGGGCTCGGTCGTCGGTGCCGCGGCGGTGTTCGTCTTCTTCTCGCTCGTCGCCGACAGCTTCCTGAAGGCGTCGAGCCTCGGCACCGTCCTGTACGCGGCCTCCACCATCGGCATCATGGCCGTCCCCGTCGCCCTGCTGATGATCGGCGGCGAGTTCGACCTCTCCGCCGGTGTGCTGGTGACCAGCTCCGCGCTGATCTCCTCGATGGTCAGCTACCAGATGACGGCGAACGTCTGGGTCGGCATCCTGGTGTCCCTGCTGGTCACGCTCGCCGTCGGGGTCTTCAACGGCTGGATGCTGACCCGCACCAGGCTGCCGAGCTTCATCATCACGCTCGGCACCTTCCTGATGCTCACCGGGCTCAATCTGGGCTTCACCAAGCTGATCAGTGGCACGGTGTCGACCAAGACCATCGCCGACATGGAGGGCTTCTCCTCCGCCAAGGCCCTGTTCGCCTCGCAGCTCGGCATCGGCGACATCGACCTCAAGGTCACCATCCTCTGGTGGGCCGCGCTCGTCGCCCTGGCCACCTGGATCCTGCTGCGCACCCGGTTCGGCAACTGGATCTTCGCCGTCGGCGGCGGCGCCGACGCGGCCCGCGCCGTCGGTGTCCCGGTGGCCAGGACCAAGATCGGCCTCTATATGGGCGTGGCGTTCTGCGCCTGGGTCTCCGGGCAGCACCTGCTCTTCTCGTTCGACGTCGTCCAGTCCGGCGAGGGCGTCGGCAACGAGCTGATCTACATCATCGCGGCCGTGATCGGCGGCTGCCTGATCACCGGCGGCTACGGCTCGGCGATCGGCTCCGCGGTCGGTGCCTTCATCTTCGGCATGACCAGCAAGGGCATCGTGTACGCGGAGTGGAACCCGGACTGGTTCAAGTTCTTCCTGGGAGCCATGCTCCTCCTGGCCACCCTGCTGAACGCATGGGTCCGCAAGCGTGCGGAGGCGAGCAAGTGACAGACGACCGGGTGACCGACCGCACCGCCCTCGTGGAGCTCGACGACGTCAGCAAGTACTACGGCAACATCCGCGCCCTCGAAGGCGTCTCCCTCGAGGTGCACGCGGGCGAGATCAGCTGTGTGCTGGGCGACAACGGCGCCGGCAAGTCCACCCTCATCAAGATCATCGCGGGGCTGCACCAGCACGACGCAGGAGCGTTCTCGATCGAGGGCGAGGAGGTCAGGCTCGCCTCCCCGCGCGAGGCGCTGGACCGCGGCATCGCCACCGTCTACCAGGACCTCGCCGTCGTCCCGCTCATGCCGGTCTGGCGGAACTTCTTCCTCGGCTCCGAGCCGACCAGGGGCAGCGGCCCCTCCAAGCGGCTCGACGTCCGGCTCATGCGCGAGACGACCCGCCGTGAGCTGCTCCGCATGGGCATCGACCTGCGCGACGTCGACCAGCCCATCGGCACCCTCTCCGGCGGCGAGCGGCAGTGCGTGGCCATCGCCCGGGCGGTCTACTTCGGCGCCAAGGTGCTGGTCCTGGACGAGCCCACGGCGGCGCTCGGCGTGAAGCAGTCCGGCGTCGTCCTGAAGTACGTGGCCGCCGCACGTGACGCGGGTCTCGGCGTCGTACTGATCACACACAACCCCCATCACGCCTATCTCGTCGGGGACCGCTTCGTGCTGCTGAAGCGCGGCGGCATGGTGGGCAGCCACAGCAAGCAGGAGATCACCCTGGACGAGCTCACCCGTCAGATGGCCGGCGGCAGCGAGCTCGACGACCTGCGCCACGAACTGGAGCGGGCGCCGGTCCCCGGGCACTTGGGCGGCAAGGACACCCAGGGCAAGGACACCCAGGGCGGGGACACCCCCTAGGAACCTGCCTGGGGCCCGTCAGGCCTGTCAGGCCCGTCAGGCCTGTCAGGCCTGTCAGGCCCGTCAGGCCCGGCGGGCGGCTGGGGCGGCCGGGGTCCCGGGCGGTGCCACGGTTCGGCCCCGCGCTCGGGAGTGCCGAGCCGGCGGGCCAGCCAAGGTTCCTGCGCGAGGACGGCCCCTGCGGTGAGGCCGACGGCGATCGCGACGCAGATCACGATCAGCCAGGAGAGCAGGGTGAAGACCGGGCCGACGGATCCGTACTCGGCCAGACTCCGGTCGAGCGCCCGGGGCATGTAGTAGCGGCTGCCGATCGCCAGCGCGGTGGTGGCGCCGGCGGTGAGCACGGCTCCTGGCAGCAGCGGACGCCACCCGATGTGTCCACCGAGCAGCAGATGCTGCGACCACCACCACAGCAGCGCCTGGGACACCAGGGTGACCGGGACCGCCAGCCACAACCCGACGCCGAAACCCTCGCGCAGCGGCCCCTGCACGATCAGGGCGCTCAGCCACACCACGATCCAGGCCAGCCAGCGCCACGGGGCGATCCGTACGCCCGACCGGGGCATCAGCCAGGCTCGTTTGCACAGCCGCTGCATGGCCCGGCTGCACGCGGTGGCGGAGAGCAGGACCATCAGGACGCCGACCACGCCGGTGACCTCACGGAGGTTGTCGTCGGTGGACTTGTACACGCTCTCCAGCTGGTCCGCGGAGGCATCGGTGAGCCCGAACACCACCCGCACCGAGCTGATCAGCTGGTGCTGCACGGCCTCAGGGGCGAAGGCCCCGACGACGAACAGCAGCGGTACGGCGGTCAGGAAGCACTGTGCGGCCAGCCGGGTCGCCGAGTCGAAGATGTTCACCGAGACCATACGGGCCGTCAGATGGGTGACGACGGGAAAGCGTGCCTCGGTGCGCGCGGCCATGGACCGTGCGGCGGCCGCCCAGGCGCCGAACCGTGCAGTCCACCAGGACGGCCGAAGGAAGGGAGCCCGGCGCGGCATGGTCATCGCGTAGCTCCTTCCCTGCGTTCAGGGTGGAGGAAGCCGGCGGCACCGGCACCCCGGGCGCGCGGTGCTCTGTTTGTGCCCCGCGGTGGCGAGGACCACGATGGAGGGGTGCCGCGGGCGCGGACGAATCCCTGCAGAAGGGGAGCCTCATGGTCCTTGAGCTGCTGCTCATCGGCGTCGGCATCACCCTCGACCCGCTGCCCATCATGGCCTTCGTGCTGCTGCTGTCGTCACGCAGGGGCGTGTGGAAGGGCCTCGTCTTCATCCTCGCGTGGCTGGCGTGCCTCGTCACGGTGATCGCCCTCGTCCTGCTGTTCACCGGCGGAACGCCGCCGCCGCCCAGGTCACCGCCGTCCACGGGCGCTCTGGCGGCCAAGCTGGCCATCGGCCTCGGCCTGGTCGCGTACGGCGTGCACAGGCGCCGCCGCGCCCGCACGCCGCACGAGGAGTCCTCGGCCGCGGGCTCCGCATCCAGGGACGCCTCGCCCGAGGCCGAGGTCTCCAAGATGGACCGGATGTCCGTCTGGTCCGCTGCGGGGCTCGCCGTCTTCCTCCAGCCGTGGGGCGTGGTCGCCGCGGGCGCCACCGTCGTCGTGAGGGCGGACCTGTCCCATCTCGCCTCGTATCTGGCCCTGTTCGGGTTCTGCATCCTCGCCACCTCCACTCTGCTGGCGGCCGAGCTGTACACCGTGCTCGCGCCGAAGGCGGCGGGAGAGCGCCTGAAGCGGCTGCGTGCCTGGCTGGAGGCCCACGAGGAACCGGCCATCATCATCGGCTGCCTGGTGCTGGGCCTGTGGCTGACGGGCAACAGCATCTACCAGCTGACGAGTTGAGAGCAGGGCCGTGCCGCGGCCCTGCCCGTCCTGGCGGGCCGCGGTGCCGAAGGTGCGAGTCACTCCCGCGGGTGCTGCAATGGCATACGGGACGCCGCGTGCCCGAGGGTGCGCCGAGCCGCCGGCCGGCGAGCCGCCCGGGCCGCTGATGCGCTCGCAGGGAGTGGTCATGAGCGATGACTTCGAAGACATGGGACCCGTCGACTACCTCGTCGTGGAGTTTCCCGGCAATCGCATGACGGGCGAGGGTTTCCCCCTTCTGATCGACCTGGTCGACCGAGGGATCATCCGCATCCTCGATCTGATCTTCGTCCGCAAGGACATCGACGGCTCCGTCACGGCACTGGAGCTGGCCGAGGCGGACAGCGACGGAACCCTCGACCTGACCGTCTTCGAAGGCGTGTCCTCCGGCCTGCTCGGCGAGGACGACATCGAAGAGGCCGGCGCGGCCGTCGAACCGGGCAGTTCCGCCGCGGTCCTCGTGTACGAGAACACCTGGGCCGCTCCGCTCGCCCGGGCCATGCGGCGCAGCGGCGCGCAACTGGTCGCCGGAGGACGGATCCCCGTACAAGCGCTGCTCGCCTCGCTGGACGCGGTCGAGGGGGCGCCGGGCGGGACGCGCTCCGCCGCCTGATCGAGCCACCCACAGGGAGACGAACATGCCAGGTCTTCTCCGCCGTGTCACCCGTACCGCCGTCATCGCCGGGACCGCCACCGCGGTCTCCGGCCGTGTGTCGCGGCGGCAGTCGGGCCGATGGGCACAGCAGGACCAGCAACAGCAACAGCAACAGCAGGACCAGGCGCAGGCCCAGCCGGCCGCAGCGTCGAGCCCTTCGGAGGTCATGCCGCCGCCCATGCCGCCCGACGACGAGATGGGCAACAAGATCGATAAGCTCAAGAAGCTCGGTGAGCTGAAGGCCCAGGGGATCCTCACGGAGGAGGAGTTCGCGGCCGAGAAGCAGAAGATCCTCGGCTGAGGGCGCCTCCCCGATGACACAGCCGCAGCCGCGGGCCGGCCCGGAACAGCCGGGGTCCGGCGCGCCCGGCGGCAGCCGGGCCCAGCCGGAGGAGGCCGACCTGCTGCGCCGGCTGCTGCACAGCCCCTCCTACCGCAGGGTGCTGGTGTTCTCCGCCCTGATCGGCGTCCCCGTCTCACTCGTGGCGTTCTGGTTCCTCGTCGCCCTGCATCAGCTGGAGCACCTCATGTGGGTGCACCTCCCGCAGGCGATGGGCCACCCGATCCCGCCCTGGTGGTGGTCCCTGGTGCTGCTGCCGCTCGCCGGTGTGGTCGTCGCTCTGGTGGTGACCCGGCTGCCCGGCGCGGGCGGCCACGTCCCCGCGTACGGTCTGCAGCCCGGCGGCGCCTCCGCGAGAGCACTGCCAGGCGTGGTCATCGCTGCCGTGGCGAGCCTGCCGCTCGGCGCGGTGCTGGGCCCGGAAGCGCCCCTGATCGCCCTCGGCGGCGGTCTCGCCCTGCTGTTCCGGGACCTCGCGCGGGGGACCGCGACCCCGCAGAACACCGCCCTCCTGGGCGCGGCCGGCGCCGCGGCCGCCATGTCGGTGATCCTCGGCAACCCGCTCGTCGGTGCCGTCCTGCTGATGGAGGTGGTCGGGGTGGGCGGGCCGCAGCTGTTCGCGGTCATGCTGCCGGCCCTGCTGTCCAGCGGCATCGGCGCTCTCGTGTTCACGGGCTTCGGCCGGTGGACGGGTCTGGAGACCGGCAGCCTCAGCCTGCCGCTGTCCGGGCCGTTGCCGCGGCTCGACGCCGGGGACGTGGGCTGGACCGTGGTCATCGCCGTTGTCATCGGGCTCCTGGTGCACCTGATCATGGCCGGGGCCCGGCGGGCGGCCGCCCTCGTCCGGGCCCGCCCCTTCGCCGCGACGGTCCTGTGCGCGTCGGGCGCGGGCCTCTGCGCGACCGTGTACACCCTGGTCACGGGCCGCACGTCCGCGGAGGTGGCCTCGTCCGGTCAGGCGGCGATGGCGCAGCTGGCCGCCGACCCGCGCTCCTGGGGCGCGGGTGCGCTCATCGCCGTACTCGCGTTCAAGGGCGTCGCGTACGCCCTGTGCCTGGCCAGTCTGCGGGGCGGGCCCATCTTCCCGGCGCTGTTCCTGGGCGCTGCGCTGGGCGTACTGCTCGCCCCCCTGCCGGGCTTCGGCGTGATTCCCGGCCTGGCCGCCGGCATGGCGGCCGCGGCCGCCGCCGCGTTCCGGCTGCCGGTCAGCAGTGTGGTGCTCGTCGCGCTGCTGCTCGGCAGCATCGCCATGATCCCCGTGGTGATGCTGGCGGCGGTGATCGCGTTCAGCACCACGCAGCTGCTGCCCGCCTTCCGTGACACGCCGCCCGTGGAGGAGCCGGAGCTCCCCAGCGGCGCCGGGACGCGGGCGCAGGCGCGGGAGCCGTCGTGACCGCCCCGATGACCCAGGACGCGTTCCGGGCCCTCTACGAGCGGCTGCGCGAGGAGGCACGGCACGGCCCCGACGACCGGCGCGGCACCCTCAACCACCTCACACCCGCGCGGGTGGTGGAGGCGACCCGCGAGGTCAGGACCGGGCGTACGGTCTCGCTCGCCGCGCTCGTCGAGACCGAGCCGGGTCCGGACAACCCGGACCCCGCGGCCCACCGGATGACCGGCCCCCACCAGCAGGACATCGGCACGCCCGGGCTCTACTTCGCCCGCGACCGCTTCGCCATGAACGTGCACGGGGACGCGGACAGCCACCTCGACGCCTTGTGCCACGTCCTGTACGACGGCGCGCTCTACAACGACGTACCCGCGGGCAGCGTGACCCCCGACGGCGCCACCGCGCTCACGGTCGACGTCGTCCGGGACGGCATCGTGGGCCGCGGGGTGCTCCTGGACATCCCCCGGCTGCGGGGCGTGCCCTGGCTGGAGCCGGGCGAGCACGTCACG from Streptomyces formicae includes these protein-coding regions:
- a CDS encoding sugar ABC transporter substrate-binding protein, giving the protein MRTPRTARTPRTAAVLLAALALGVAGCSGSGGKDSEAKPSGGGGGGKAATTERLKIAMVTHSGEGDTFWDIVRRGAEAAAAKDNVEFLYAADKEGKEQAQLVQTYIDQDVDGIVVTLAKPEAVKDVVKKAVAAGIPVVTINSGGQFSQEVGALSHIGQDESVAGEAVGEELNKRGRKKAVCVIHEQGNVSLEDRCAGVKKTFDGTVENLNVDGTNMPAATSSIEAKLQSGKDIDTVVTLGAPFAAASVQAKDGAGSGAEIDTFDLNAEVVKRLKAKEIGFAVDQQPYLQGYLAVDGLWLNKTNLNVIGGGKPVLTGPALVTEKDVPALEKLTADGTR
- a CDS encoding sugar ABC transporter substrate-binding protein, which codes for MARVRTGVRAVGALLAAVLGASLAGCSATGGKRAEDARKAAEAEGRAAVTTPRWTFAMVTHSGDGDTFWDIVQNGAKQAAVKDNINFLYAHSDEGQQQAQLVDSYIDKKVDGLIVTLAKPDAMKDAVAKATRAGIPVITVNSGSEESKSFGALTHIGQDEAIAGEAVGDELDKRGRKKALCVLHEQGNVGHEQRCAGAEKTFDGKLQNLYVDGTNMPDVQASIEAKLQSDPSIDAVVTLGAPFADAAVQAKRTAQSKAEIDTFDLNAKVATALKAGDLGFAVDQQPYLQGYEAVDLLWLYRYNADVLGGGRPVLTGPQIITGEDAAELQDYTERGTR
- a CDS encoding ABC transporter permease gives rise to the protein MTATAPAEHHRPDKSAAADERLLHTSPWKKLLGRPELGSVVGAAAVFVFFSLVADSFLKASSLGTVLYAASTIGIMAVPVALLMIGGEFDLSAGVLVTSSALISSMVSYQMTANVWVGILVSLLVTLAVGVFNGWMLTRTRLPSFIITLGTFLMLTGLNLGFTKLISGTVSTKTIADMEGFSSAKALFASQLGIGDIDLKVTILWWAALVALATWILLRTRFGNWIFAVGGGADAARAVGVPVARTKIGLYMGVAFCAWVSGQHLLFSFDVVQSGEGVGNELIYIIAAVIGGCLITGGYGSAIGSAVGAFIFGMTSKGIVYAEWNPDWFKFFLGAMLLLATLLNAWVRKRAEASK
- a CDS encoding ATP-binding cassette domain-containing protein; its protein translation is MGPQACGGEQVTDDRVTDRTALVELDDVSKYYGNIRALEGVSLEVHAGEISCVLGDNGAGKSTLIKIIAGLHQHDAGAFSIEGEEVRLASPREALDRGIATVYQDLAVVPLMPVWRNFFLGSEPTRGSGPSKRLDVRLMRETTRRELLRMGIDLRDVDQPIGTLSGGERQCVAIARAVYFGAKVLVLDEPTAALGVKQSGVVLKYVAAARDAGLGVVLITHNPHHAYLVGDRFVLLKRGGMVGSHSKQEITLDELTRQMAGGSELDDLRHELERAPVPGHLGGKDTQGKDTQGGDTP
- a CDS encoding YhjD/YihY/BrkB family envelope integrity protein — translated: MTMPRRAPFLRPSWWTARFGAWAAAARSMAARTEARFPVVTHLTARMVSVNIFDSATRLAAQCFLTAVPLLFVVGAFAPEAVQHQLISSVRVVFGLTDASADQLESVYKSTDDNLREVTGVVGVLMVLLSATACSRAMQRLCKRAWLMPRSGVRIAPWRWLAWIVVWLSALIVQGPLREGFGVGLWLAVPVTLVSQALLWWWSQHLLLGGHIGWRPLLPGAVLTAGATTALAIGSRYYMPRALDRSLAEYGSVGPVFTLLSWLIVICVAIAVGLTAGAVLAQEPWLARRLGTPERGAEPWHRPGPRPPQPPAGPDGPDRPDRPDGPDRPDGPQAGS
- a CDS encoding GAP family protein, whose translation is MVLELLLIGVGITLDPLPIMAFVLLLSSRRGVWKGLVFILAWLACLVTVIALVLLFTGGTPPPPRSPPSTGALAAKLAIGLGLVAYGVHRRRRARTPHEESSAAGSASRDASPEAEVSKMDRMSVWSAAGLAVFLQPWGVVAAGATVVVRADLSHLASYLALFGFCILATSTLLAAELYTVLAPKAAGERLKRLRAWLEAHEEPAIIIGCLVLGLWLTGNSIYQLTS
- a CDS encoding DUF6325 family protein: MSDDFEDMGPVDYLVVEFPGNRMTGEGFPLLIDLVDRGIIRILDLIFVRKDIDGSVTALELAEADSDGTLDLTVFEGVSSGLLGEDDIEEAGAAVEPGSSAAVLVYENTWAAPLARAMRRSGAQLVAGGRIPVQALLASLDAVEGAPGGTRSAA
- a CDS encoding SHOCT domain-containing protein, with the protein product MPGLLRRVTRTAVIAGTATAVSGRVSRRQSGRWAQQDQQQQQQQQDQAQAQPAAASSPSEVMPPPMPPDDEMGNKIDKLKKLGELKAQGILTEEEFAAEKQKILG
- a CDS encoding chloride channel protein; translation: MTQPQPRAGPEQPGSGAPGGSRAQPEEADLLRRLLHSPSYRRVLVFSALIGVPVSLVAFWFLVALHQLEHLMWVHLPQAMGHPIPPWWWSLVLLPLAGVVVALVVTRLPGAGGHVPAYGLQPGGASARALPGVVIAAVASLPLGAVLGPEAPLIALGGGLALLFRDLARGTATPQNTALLGAAGAAAAMSVILGNPLVGAVLLMEVVGVGGPQLFAVMLPALLSSGIGALVFTGFGRWTGLETGSLSLPLSGPLPRLDAGDVGWTVVIAVVIGLLVHLIMAGARRAAALVRARPFAATVLCASGAGLCATVYTLVTGRTSAEVASSGQAAMAQLAADPRSWGAGALIAVLAFKGVAYALCLASLRGGPIFPALFLGAALGVLLAPLPGFGVIPGLAAGMAAAAAAAFRLPVSSVVLVALLLGSIAMIPVVMLAAVIAFSTTQLLPAFRDTPPVEEPELPSGAGTRAQAREPS
- a CDS encoding cyclase family protein; protein product: MTQDAFRALYERLREEARHGPDDRRGTLNHLTPARVVEATREVRTGRTVSLAALVETEPGPDNPDPAAHRMTGPHQQDIGTPGLYFARDRFAMNVHGDADSHLDALCHVLYDGALYNDVPAGSVTPDGATALTVDVVRDGIVGRGVLLDIPRLRGVPWLEPGEHVTADDLTAAEAAQGVRVGAGDLLLVRVGHRRRRREAGAWNAADARAGLHPEAVGFLAERRVAVLGSDSNNDTAPSAVEGVAYPIHVLTIHAMGMHLMDYLQFEELAPVCAQEGRWSFLCVVAPLRLPSATGSPVNPIAVL